A genomic stretch from Candidatus Omnitrophota bacterium includes:
- a CDS encoding type II secretion system F family protein, translated as MAVYNYRARDKAGSAVKGAMEAAAKDEVVERLRKMGYMATQVRESLPGIKIESLFEGLKRVSTEDMIIFNVQLSNMIGSGISILTSLDTISRQIENRRLRQIISGVARGVEAGESFSQALSRHPGVFRQLFISMVRAGESSGKLDVILARYAVFAEQQEDLRQKIKGALFYPAILLAAGIAVTLFVVTFIIPQFAQIFLKAGITLPLPTLILYKIGMGIKHFWYAIILFIIVSGLALRYYAGTKSGRLKCDRLKLNLPVLGPLHRKAAISGFSRTLSTLIASGVPILEALATVKGVIGNEVLENVIDNVRGAVEKGEGIAATLKVSNEFPPDTVQMISSGEESGALDKMLNKVADFYDMSLGHAVKKMTAVIEPLFLAVMGCMVGFIMLSMLLPIFDMMKILRR; from the coding sequence GTGGCCGTATATAATTACAGGGCGCGGGATAAGGCCGGCAGCGCCGTTAAGGGCGCGATGGAGGCGGCGGCAAAAGACGAGGTCGTGGAGCGGCTGCGCAAGATGGGGTATATGGCCACGCAGGTCAGGGAATCCCTGCCCGGCATTAAGATAGAGTCGTTATTTGAAGGGCTGAAAAGAGTAAGCACGGAAGATATGATCATCTTTAACGTGCAGCTTTCCAATATGATCGGCTCGGGTATAAGTATATTGACCAGTTTGGATACGATCAGCAGGCAGATCGAAAACAGAAGGTTGAGGCAGATCATAAGCGGCGTTGCCAGAGGCGTTGAGGCAGGGGAGAGTTTTTCCCAGGCATTGTCCAGGCACCCCGGTGTCTTTCGGCAGTTATTCATAAGTATGGTAAGGGCGGGTGAGTCCAGCGGCAAGCTGGACGTTATTTTAGCCAGATATGCCGTATTTGCCGAACAGCAGGAGGATTTAAGGCAGAAAATAAAAGGCGCGCTTTTTTATCCCGCCATACTGTTGGCCGCCGGAATAGCAGTCACACTTTTTGTGGTCACGTTTATTATTCCCCAGTTTGCCCAGATCTTCCTGAAGGCGGGCATAACGCTGCCTTTACCCACCTTGATCCTCTACAAGATAGGCATGGGGATAAAGCATTTCTGGTATGCTATCATATTATTTATCATTGTATCCGGCCTGGCGCTCAGATACTACGCCGGGACAAAGTCAGGGCGGCTTAAATGCGACAGGTTGAAGCTGAACCTGCCTGTTTTGGGCCCCCTGCATCGTAAGGCCGCGATATCGGGATTCAGCCGGACGCTGTCCACTCTCATAGCCAGCGGCGTTCCGATATTAGAGGCGCTGGCCACGGTCAAAGGCGTCATAGGCAATGAGGTCCTGGAGAACGTGATAGACAATGTGCGCGGCGCGGTAGAGAAAGGGGAAGGCATAGCAGCCACCTTAAAGGTGAGCAATGAGTTCCCTCCGGATACCGTGCAGATGATCTCTTCGGGCGAGGAAAGCGGCGCGCTGGATAAGATGCTGAATAAGGTAGCCGATTTCTACGATATGTCTTTAGGCCACGCGGTCAAGAAAATGACCGCTGTGATCGAGCCTTTATTTTTAGCCGTAATGGGCTGCATGGTGGGGTTTATTATGCTGTCAATGCTGCTGCCGATTTTTGATATGATGAAAATACTAAGGAGGTAG
- a CDS encoding type II secretion system protein, protein MRKAFTLIELLIVIAVISILVSIALPRFKGMVDEGNIAKAKGELRTLQTAVESYYIHNNNAYPATGSAALQTALSTAVPNIIDFVPTDPFSASSADYVWVNGGTNNKFYIIYSVGPAGNGSAAISGTDTVTETNGASCIYVSNISRDTQP, encoded by the coding sequence ATGAGAAAGGCATTTACATTGATCGAACTGTTGATCGTCATCGCGGTGATATCCATTCTGGTAAGCATCGCGCTGCCGCGTTTTAAGGGCATGGTTGACGAGGGCAATATTGCCAAGGCGAAGGGAGAGCTGCGCACGCTTCAGACGGCGGTTGAGAGTTACTATATTCATAATAATAACGCATATCCTGCCACCGGCTCTGCCGCGCTTCAGACGGCGCTGTCCACCGCCGTGCCAAATATCATTGATTTTGTGCCCACTGATCCGTTCAGCGCCTCAAGCGCCGATTACGTGTGGGTGAACGGCGGCACAAATAATAAGTTTTATATAATTTATTCAGTCGGCCCTGCCGGCAACGGCAGCGCCGCGATATCCGGCACCGATACCGTCACGGAAACCAACGGCGCCAGCTGTATATATGTCTCCAATATCAGCCGCGATACCCAGCCGTGA